In Bombus vancouverensis nearcticus chromosome 1, iyBomVanc1_principal, whole genome shotgun sequence, a single genomic region encodes these proteins:
- the mRpL12 gene encoding mitochondrial ribosomal protein L12: protein MNIMHTLRFSCQRNIHQIRQFHKCIIQQSEVAAAATANTTSVSESVSTQQEPVNAKIEMIANHIVSLNLIEVAQLSDLLKKRLNLPDAPIMPMGGFVGAAPKVEEESEESQIVQTAFTIKLIAFDEKQKIALIKEIKAILPDCNLVQAKKFVESVPATIKSDIPKEEAEKIKEIVTKVGATVEIV from the exons ATGAATATAATGCATACATTACGATTTAGCTGTCAAAGGAATATCCATCAAATTCGCCAATTTCACAAATG TATTATTCAACAATCAGAAGTTGCAGCTGCTGCTACAGCTAATACAACTTCTGTGTCTGAGTCTGTTTCTACACAGCAAGAACCAGTTAATGCTAAAATAGAGATGATCGCTAATCACATTGTTTCCTTAAATCTTATAGAAGTAGCTCAATTGAGTGACTTACTTAAAAAAAGATTAAACTTGCCAGATGCACCTATAATGCCTATGGGTGGTTTTGTTGGTGCTGCACCAAAAGTAGAA GAAGAGAGTGAAGAATCTCAAATAGTTCAAACTGCATTTACTATTAAACTTATTGCTTTTGATGAAAAACAAAAGATTGCTCTAATAAAAGAGATAAAGGCCATATTACCAGATTGTAATCTTGTTCAG GCCAAAAAGTTTGTTGAGAGTGTACCAGCTACAATCAAATCTGATATCCCGAAAGAAGAGGCTGAAAAGATAAAGGAAATTGTCACCAAAGTTGGTGCTACAGTTGAAATTGTTTAA
- the step gene encoding cytohesin steppke isoform X3, with translation MTSSSRCGGGRGWLCCCSCSVIWFCPGKRARKQLKDELGEVVAEMEAMEGGGLAADETKPSNKAKQTSIGRKKFNMDPKKGIEYLIEHNLLAPTPEDVAQFLYKGEGLNKTAIGDYLGERHDFNERVLRAFVELHDFTDLILVQALRQFLWSFRLPGEAQKIDRMMECFAQRYCQLNPNIFTNTDTCYVLSFAIIMLNTSLHNPSVKDKPSVEQFISMNRGINNGGDLPRELLVSLYESIKTEPFKIPEDDGNDLMHTFFNPDKEGWLWKQGGRYKSWKRRWFILNDNCLYYFEYTTDKEPRGIIPLENIQVREVQDRHKPHCFELYAAGSEFIKACKTDSEGKVVEGKHTVYRMSAATDEEKEEWIKCVRQSISHNPFYDMLAARKKKAQKTNVHSKS, from the exons CAACTGAAAGATGAGCTGGGCGAAGTGGTGGCCGAGATGGAAGCGATGGAGGGCGGTGGTCTCGCGGCCGACGAGACCAAGCCGTCGAACAAGGCGAAACAGACGTCTATCGGCCGTAAGAAGTTCAACATGGACCCTAAGAAGGGAATCGAGTACCTGATCGAGCACAATCTGCTGGCCCCGACGCCCGAGGACGTCGCCCAGTTCCTTTACAAGGGCGAGGGCCTGAACAAAACCGCGATCGGCGACTACCTGGGCGAACGACACGACTTCAACGAGAGGGTGTTGCGAGCGTTCGTCGAACTGCACGATTTTACAGACCTGATCCTGGTACAAGCTCTTCGACAGTTCCTTTGGTCGTTCAGATTACCCGGTGAGGCGCAGAAGATCGACCGGATGATGGAGTGTTTCGCGCAAAGGTACTGCCAGTTGAACCCGAACATATTCACCAACACGGACACCTGTTACGTGCTTAGCTTCGCCATCATTATGTTGAACACGTCGCTGCACAATCCGAGCGTCAAGGATAAGCCCAGCGTGGAACAGTTCATTTCCATGAACCGTGGCATCAACAATGGCGGCGACCTACCTCGCGAACTCCTTGTG AGCTTATACGAAAGTATAAAGACGGAACCGTTCAAGATACCGGAAGACGACGGGAACGATCTGATGCACACGTTCTTCAACCCTGACAAGGAAGGCTGGCTCTGGAAGCAAG GCGGACGCTACAAGAGCTGGAAGAGACGGTGGTTCATATTAAACGACAACTGTCTGTATTACTTCGAGTACACGACCGACAAGGAGCCACGAGGCATCATTCCGCTGGAAAACATTCAGGTCAGAGAGGTGCAGGATCGGCACAAGCCGCATTGCTTCGAGCTATACGCCGCTGGCTCCGAGTTCATCAAAGCGTGCAAGACGGACAGCGAGGGAAAAGTTGTCGAAG GCAAACACACCGTGTACAGAATGTCTGCGGCCACggacgaagagaaagaagaatggATCAAATGCGTGCG GCAAAGCATATCGCACAATCCCTTCTACGACATGCTTGCAGCCAGGAAAAAGAAGGCGCAAAAGACAAATGTACATTCGAAGAGTTAA
- the step gene encoding cytohesin steppke isoform X4, translating to MVNVWHLCCAQLKDELGEVVAEMEAMEGGGLAADETKPSNKAKQTSIGRKKFNMDPKKGIEYLIEHNLLAPTPEDVAQFLYKGEGLNKTAIGDYLGERHDFNERVLRAFVELHDFTDLILVQALRQFLWSFRLPGEAQKIDRMMECFAQRYCQLNPNIFTNTDTCYVLSFAIIMLNTSLHNPSVKDKPSVEQFISMNRGINNGGDLPRELLVSLYESIKTEPFKIPEDDGNDLMHTFFNPDKEGWLWKQGGRYKSWKRRWFILNDNCLYYFEYTTDKEPRGIIPLENIQVREVQDRHKPHCFELYAAGSEFIKACKTDSEGKVVEGKHTVYRMSAATDEEKEEWIKCVRQSISHNPFYDMLAARKKKAQKTNVHSKS from the exons ATGGTCAACGTCTGGCATCTCTGTTGTGCG CAACTGAAAGATGAGCTGGGCGAAGTGGTGGCCGAGATGGAAGCGATGGAGGGCGGTGGTCTCGCGGCCGACGAGACCAAGCCGTCGAACAAGGCGAAACAGACGTCTATCGGCCGTAAGAAGTTCAACATGGACCCTAAGAAGGGAATCGAGTACCTGATCGAGCACAATCTGCTGGCCCCGACGCCCGAGGACGTCGCCCAGTTCCTTTACAAGGGCGAGGGCCTGAACAAAACCGCGATCGGCGACTACCTGGGCGAACGACACGACTTCAACGAGAGGGTGTTGCGAGCGTTCGTCGAACTGCACGATTTTACAGACCTGATCCTGGTACAAGCTCTTCGACAGTTCCTTTGGTCGTTCAGATTACCCGGTGAGGCGCAGAAGATCGACCGGATGATGGAGTGTTTCGCGCAAAGGTACTGCCAGTTGAACCCGAACATATTCACCAACACGGACACCTGTTACGTGCTTAGCTTCGCCATCATTATGTTGAACACGTCGCTGCACAATCCGAGCGTCAAGGATAAGCCCAGCGTGGAACAGTTCATTTCCATGAACCGTGGCATCAACAATGGCGGCGACCTACCTCGCGAACTCCTTGTG AGCTTATACGAAAGTATAAAGACGGAACCGTTCAAGATACCGGAAGACGACGGGAACGATCTGATGCACACGTTCTTCAACCCTGACAAGGAAGGCTGGCTCTGGAAGCAAG GCGGACGCTACAAGAGCTGGAAGAGACGGTGGTTCATATTAAACGACAACTGTCTGTATTACTTCGAGTACACGACCGACAAGGAGCCACGAGGCATCATTCCGCTGGAAAACATTCAGGTCAGAGAGGTGCAGGATCGGCACAAGCCGCATTGCTTCGAGCTATACGCCGCTGGCTCCGAGTTCATCAAAGCGTGCAAGACGGACAGCGAGGGAAAAGTTGTCGAAG GCAAACACACCGTGTACAGAATGTCTGCGGCCACggacgaagagaaagaagaatggATCAAATGCGTGCG GCAAAGCATATCGCACAATCCCTTCTACGACATGCTTGCAGCCAGGAAAAAGAAGGCGCAAAAGACAAATGTACATTCGAAGAGTTAA
- the step gene encoding cytohesin steppke isoform X5: MEAMEGGGLAADETKPSNKAKQTSIGRKKFNMDPKKGIEYLIEHNLLAPTPEDVAQFLYKGEGLNKTAIGDYLGERHDFNERVLRAFVELHDFTDLILVQALRQFLWSFRLPGEAQKIDRMMECFAQRYCQLNPNIFTNTDTCYVLSFAIIMLNTSLHNPSVKDKPSVEQFISMNRGINNGGDLPRELLVSLYESIKTEPFKIPEDDGNDLMHTFFNPDKEGWLWKQGGRYKSWKRRWFILNDNCLYYFEYTTDKEPRGIIPLENIQVREVQDRHKPHCFELYAAGSEFIKACKTDSEGKVVEGKHTVYRMSAATDEEKEEWIKCVRQSISHNPFYDMLAARKKKAQKTNVHSKS, translated from the exons ATGGAAGCGATGGAGGGCGGTGGTCTCGCGGCCGACGAGACCAAGCCGTCGAACAAGGCGAAACAGACGTCTATCGGCCGTAAGAAGTTCAACATGGACCCTAAGAAGGGAATCGAGTACCTGATCGAGCACAATCTGCTGGCCCCGACGCCCGAGGACGTCGCCCAGTTCCTTTACAAGGGCGAGGGCCTGAACAAAACCGCGATCGGCGACTACCTGGGCGAACGACACGACTTCAACGAGAGGGTGTTGCGAGCGTTCGTCGAACTGCACGATTTTACAGACCTGATCCTGGTACAAGCTCTTCGACAGTTCCTTTGGTCGTTCAGATTACCCGGTGAGGCGCAGAAGATCGACCGGATGATGGAGTGTTTCGCGCAAAGGTACTGCCAGTTGAACCCGAACATATTCACCAACACGGACACCTGTTACGTGCTTAGCTTCGCCATCATTATGTTGAACACGTCGCTGCACAATCCGAGCGTCAAGGATAAGCCCAGCGTGGAACAGTTCATTTCCATGAACCGTGGCATCAACAATGGCGGCGACCTACCTCGCGAACTCCTTGTG AGCTTATACGAAAGTATAAAGACGGAACCGTTCAAGATACCGGAAGACGACGGGAACGATCTGATGCACACGTTCTTCAACCCTGACAAGGAAGGCTGGCTCTGGAAGCAAG GCGGACGCTACAAGAGCTGGAAGAGACGGTGGTTCATATTAAACGACAACTGTCTGTATTACTTCGAGTACACGACCGACAAGGAGCCACGAGGCATCATTCCGCTGGAAAACATTCAGGTCAGAGAGGTGCAGGATCGGCACAAGCCGCATTGCTTCGAGCTATACGCCGCTGGCTCCGAGTTCATCAAAGCGTGCAAGACGGACAGCGAGGGAAAAGTTGTCGAAG GCAAACACACCGTGTACAGAATGTCTGCGGCCACggacgaagagaaagaagaatggATCAAATGCGTGCG GCAAAGCATATCGCACAATCCCTTCTACGACATGCTTGCAGCCAGGAAAAAGAAGGCGCAAAAGACAAATGTACATTCGAAGAGTTAA